A DNA window from Ranitomeya imitator isolate aRanImi1 chromosome 2, aRanImi1.pri, whole genome shotgun sequence contains the following coding sequences:
- the LOC138664140 gene encoding oocyte zinc finger protein XlCOF6-like: MEEREYLEGHKDLYKDLVMEVPLPPTSPVLSSKRTTPERCPRPLLPQDCKQEDPDSPQDYQGEDLTHITITETYVMGDEWCKEEIPTYGYPDDCTRSSVGHLISSDFKADDHDSTSTTYGEHAIILDVPSALYSKDLLSDPFEQFPSFESLRTVQQNKNHRRNADRQRDHTEEMSFLCLECGKCFTHKSDFFKHQNTHSTKKTFSCSECKKCFTEESHLLKHHRSHSKKQFSCPDCQICFTDISHLFAHQRIHTEEKPFLCSECGTCFTQKSDLVIHQKSHTGEKPFSCPECGKRFTANSKLIRHRIIHTGEKPFTCPECGKGFTDKSVLIRHKKIHTGEKPFLCPECGKYFTHKSNFLKHQRIHTEKKPFLCSECGKCFTQQTSFFKHQQTHSKQFSCPDCQICFTDISLLVAHQIIHTQEEPFLCSERGTCFTQESDLVEHQSTHAGKKPLSCPECGKCFTANSKLVRHQIIHTGEKPYSCAECRKCFTDKSVLVRHKKIHTGEKPFFCPECGKYFTHKSNFLKHQRIHTEKKPDSDLEYRNCFTDKSSLLRDQTNKKGEQSFYVQNMENILYTNQIFLNIR; encoded by the exons atggaggagagggagtatttagaaggacacaaagatctgtacaaggaccttGTGATGGAGGTTCCCCTGCCCCCCACATCACCTG ttctgtccagtaagaggacaacaccagagagatgtccccgtcctcttcttccacaggactgtaaacaagaagatcccgacagtcctcaggattatcag ggtgaagatctgacccatattactattacagagacatatgtgatgggtgatgagtggtgtaaagaggagattcctacatatggttATCCAG atgactgtaccaggagctcAGTGGGACATCTAATATCTTCAGATTTTAAAGCAGATGATCATGATTCTACATCAACTACATATGGAGAACATGCCATTATCCTAGATGTACCTTCAGCCCTTTACAGTAAAGATTTATTATCTGATCCTTTTGAACAGTTCCCATCTTTTGAATCATTGCGGACTGTTCAGCAAAATAAAAATCACAGAAGAAATGCTGACCGTCAAAGAGATCACACAGAGGAAATGTCCTTTTTATGtctagaatgtggaaaatgttttacccacAAGTCAGATTTTTTTAAGCATCAGAATACTCACTCAACAAAGAAgaccttttcatgttcagaatgtaagaaATGTTTTACAGAGGAATCACATCTTCTTAAACATCACAGAAGTCACTCAAAGAAACAATTTTCATGTCCAGATTGTCAGATATGTTTCACAGATATATCACATCTTtttgcacatcagagaattcacacagaggagaagccatttttatgttcagaatgtgggacatgttttacacagaaatcagatcttgttatacATCAGAAAAGTCACACCGGTGAAAAGccgttttcatgtccagaatgtgggaaacgttttacagCTAACTCAAAACTTATTAGACATCGGATAATTCatactggggagaagccatttacATGTCCAGAATGTGGCAAAGGTTTTACAGATAAATCAGTTCTTATTAGACATAAAAAAATTCATACAGGGGAAAAACCATTTTTAtgtccagaatgtggaaaatattttacccACAAATCAAATTttcttaaacatcagagaattcacacagagaagaagccatttttatgttccgaatgtggaaaatgttttacccagCAAACAAGTTTTTTTAAACATCAACAAACACACTCAAAACAATTTTCATGTCCAGATTGTCAGATATGTTTTACAGATATATCACTTCTTGTTGCACATCAGATAATTCACACTCAGGAggagccatttttatgttcagaacgTGGGACCTGTTTTACACAGGAATCAGATCTTGTTGAACATCAGAGCACTCATGCAGGGAAAAAGCCACTatcctgtccagaatgtgggaaatgttttacagctaaCTCAAAACTTGTTAGacatcagataattcacacaggagagaagccatattcatgtgcagaatgtaggaaatgttttacagataaatcagtTCTTGTTAGACATAAAAAAATTCATACAGGAGAAAAACCATTTTTTtgtccagaatgtggaaaatattttacccACAAATCAAATTttcttaaacatcagagaattcacacagagaAGAAACCAGATTCAGATTTGGAATATAGGAattgttttacagataaatcatcTCTTCTTCGAGATCAAACAAATAAGAAAGGGGAGCAGTCATTTTATGTCCAGAATATGGAAAATATTTTATACACAAATCAAATTTTCTTGAACATCAGATAA